GGATTTCCGCATCGAGGGCGTGGTCAAGGGTGTGCTGAGTTATAAGTTTTAGCGCGTCACGCAACGATTTTTTAAAGAGGCGATATTAACGCTAACGTAGCCAGGCAAAATTTAATGGCTCATTTTTGTCTATTATGTCAAACTCATGATGATCAGAACTTACAATAGTTGCCTCGGCAAGACCAGCTTGAGCCAGGCAAACCGCATCCGCCAGGGATATCTTATATGTTGCTTTCAAACGGCCTGCGGCTAAAATCAGTTCATCTGAAATATCGCTAATAATTCTGATGTTGAGTTTTTGCACATCTTGCAGCATTTCGGCTGCTTTTTCTTTTCCACAATCTTTGTAAAATCCGTAATAAACTTCCAGTAAATTTAGTTTATGCATTATTACTGGATTGGATTGAGCTGAAGATAGTACGGTCTCTACGAAGTCAGCGCCTGGCTCATTGGTTAGGTAAGCGATTAAGGCGCAAGCATCCAGGATGTACAGCATGATTTAATTAAAGCTCCAGAACTTTATCCTTTTGTTTCTGGACGAAATATTTATGAGTGGAAAAAATTCCCTGATACTTTCCTTTAATGTTGCTGGACACCACTGGCTGACCATTTTTAGGTAGCGGCTTCACCGATACCTGCCCAATATTGGGTTTTAGCAACATTAAAAGTTTTTCTAAATTACTATCTTCGTTTAGGCGCAAAATAATTTCCACCATAAAATGCCTCCAATTAAAATGCTTTAATATTATAACATTTTCCAGAGGGAATATCCGGTATTTGTTGCCAACTGGCGTTGGGGCTGTTCCTGACCGAACGGAGTGCGCTGGCTTGCAACGAATTCCGGTAGGTTACGATATCTTATTGTAACAGATAAACATTTTAGCATGTTGCCGGAGGCGCGTTATGAAA
The sequence above is drawn from the Candidatus Margulisiibacteriota bacterium genome and encodes:
- a CDS encoding PIN domain-containing protein → MLYILDACALIAYLTNEPGADFVETVLSSAQSNPVIMHKLNLLEVYYGFYKDCGKEKAAEMLQDVQKLNIRIISDISDELILAAGRLKATYKISLADAVCLAQAGLAEATIVSSDHHEFDIIDKNEPLNFAWLR